The following coding sequences lie in one Sinorhizobium fredii USDA 257 genomic window:
- the plsY gene encoding glycerol-3-phosphate 1-O-acyltransferase PlsY: MDLFSWQLGLPATFLCLVFGYLLGSIPFGLILTRMAGLGDVRKIGSGNIGATNVLRTGNKKLAAATLLLDALKGTAAAAIASFWGVEAGIAAGLAAFLGHLFPVWLSFKGGKGVATYIGVLLGLAPLMVPAFAAIWLATAKITRYSSLSALVATAVIPIALYATGYGKVALLFALMTVITWIKHRANIQRLLSGTESRIGEKG, from the coding sequence GTGGATCTGTTTTCCTGGCAGCTGGGGCTGCCCGCGACATTCTTGTGCCTCGTCTTTGGCTATCTGCTGGGCTCTATCCCGTTCGGCCTGATTCTCACCCGCATGGCGGGGCTCGGCGACGTGCGCAAGATCGGCTCCGGCAATATCGGCGCGACGAACGTGCTGAGAACCGGCAACAAGAAACTCGCGGCCGCCACGCTACTGCTCGACGCACTCAAGGGAACGGCTGCAGCAGCAATCGCGTCTTTCTGGGGTGTTGAAGCCGGCATCGCCGCTGGCCTTGCCGCCTTTCTCGGCCATCTCTTTCCGGTCTGGCTCTCCTTCAAGGGCGGCAAGGGTGTCGCCACCTATATCGGCGTCCTGCTTGGCCTTGCGCCGCTGATGGTGCCCGCTTTCGCGGCGATCTGGCTCGCCACGGCCAAGATCACCCGCTACTCCTCACTGTCGGCTCTCGTCGCGACGGCGGTCATTCCGATTGCACTCTATGCAACCGGATACGGGAAAGTCGCCCTGCTCTTTGCCTTGATGACCGTGATCACCTGGATCAAGCACCGCGCCAATATCCAGCGGCTCCTGAGCGGCACGGAAAGCCGGATCGGAGAAAAGGGATAA